The Sorangiineae bacterium MSr11367 genome window below encodes:
- a CDS encoding amidohydrolase gives MKRSLFRMGVVALAVGAAGLACHESDGSNVKGVEPATWILRGGAVHAMDGARTVATAIAVREEQIVAVGSDALVNTYVGANTKITELHGQMVLPGFIDAHIHSAEGSRSIGKCSLVNTANRMAEIRAAVQACIAAESPAGGVDDWFEVFGVDPSGLVMTKADLDGMLANRPMILVGVDNHTAWLNTRGLQQAGITASTPDPVGGRIQRNAQGEPTGFLNDSALFLALAAIPPATLEQRIAQEKIALKQHNALGLTSIQDALATPEVLQLYAALEGRGELTVRVRGALASKVVDVEAEYQRLAALRAQYATGHPRLRADAVKILADGVPEYPAQTAALLHPYLDGHGQPTTNFGAHYFDPEVLRRYVRRLDADGFSVHVHAIGDAMARAALDAFAYAREKNGISDHRHQIAHLQLLDPADFSRFAALGVIANMQLLWAIPTGNTLEGLQPYIDPTSYHFMYPAASLHKAGAVLAGGSDWPISTENPLLAMENGATRTNAKTGAVLNADERVSIDDMLAAYTIHAAEALKQERTTGSLEVGKLADMVVLDRDLTTLAPNQIHTAAVQMTILDGRIVYDASVAPLSPRTHWKAYDGTWRGPDVHSL, from the coding sequence ATGAAGCGTTCACTTTTTCGGATGGGGGTAGTCGCATTGGCCGTTGGTGCAGCGGGCCTTGCGTGCCATGAGTCGGATGGATCCAACGTGAAAGGTGTGGAACCGGCGACGTGGATTCTGCGGGGCGGTGCTGTGCATGCGATGGATGGCGCCCGCACGGTGGCAACGGCCATTGCCGTGCGTGAGGAGCAGATTGTCGCCGTCGGAAGCGACGCATTGGTGAACACCTATGTGGGGGCGAACACAAAGATTACGGAGCTTCACGGCCAAATGGTCTTGCCGGGGTTCATCGATGCCCACATCCACAGCGCCGAAGGGAGTCGCAGCATCGGTAAATGCAGCTTGGTCAATACGGCGAACCGCATGGCGGAGATACGCGCCGCGGTGCAAGCATGCATCGCCGCCGAATCTCCCGCGGGCGGTGTGGACGACTGGTTTGAAGTCTTCGGTGTCGATCCCAGCGGCCTGGTGATGACGAAGGCCGATCTCGATGGAATGCTGGCGAACCGCCCGATGATCCTCGTCGGAGTCGATAATCATACGGCTTGGCTCAATACACGTGGGCTCCAACAGGCTGGCATCACAGCCTCGACGCCCGATCCGGTCGGGGGCCGCATCCAGCGTAACGCGCAGGGAGAGCCCACGGGCTTCCTCAACGATTCGGCGCTCTTCTTGGCGCTAGCCGCCATTCCCCCAGCCACACTGGAGCAGCGCATCGCCCAGGAGAAGATCGCGCTGAAGCAGCACAATGCGCTCGGCCTCACGTCGATCCAAGATGCGTTGGCGACGCCCGAAGTGTTGCAGCTTTATGCGGCGCTCGAGGGACGCGGGGAGTTGACGGTTCGGGTCCGTGGGGCGCTGGCCTCCAAGGTGGTCGATGTCGAGGCGGAGTACCAAAGGCTCGCCGCGCTGCGAGCGCAATACGCGACCGGGCACCCGAGGTTGCGCGCCGACGCGGTGAAGATCCTCGCCGACGGCGTGCCCGAATACCCTGCACAGACGGCGGCGCTCTTGCACCCCTACCTCGATGGACACGGTCAGCCCACGACGAATTTTGGTGCCCACTATTTCGATCCCGAGGTGCTCCGGCGGTACGTCCGCAGGCTCGATGCCGATGGGTTCAGCGTGCACGTTCATGCCATCGGTGATGCTATGGCGCGTGCAGCGCTCGACGCCTTCGCGTATGCGCGGGAGAAAAACGGCATATCCGACCATCGGCACCAGATTGCGCACCTACAACTGCTCGATCCCGCGGATTTCTCGCGCTTCGCGGCGCTCGGCGTCATCGCCAACATGCAACTTCTCTGGGCGATTCCAACAGGGAATACCCTCGAGGGTTTGCAGCCCTACATCGACCCCACGAGCTACCATTTCATGTATCCCGCGGCGAGTTTGCACAAAGCCGGGGCGGTGCTCGCTGGGGGCAGCGATTGGCCGATATCGACGGAAAATCCGCTGCTGGCCATGGAAAACGGAGCGACACGCACCAATGCGAAGACGGGCGCCGTTCTCAACGCCGACGAGCGCGTATCGATCGACGACATGCTGGCGGCGTACACGATCCACGCAGCCGAGGCGCTGAAGCAAGAGCGCACCACGGGCTCGCTCGAGGTCGGAAAGCTCGCCGACATGGTGGTCCTCGATCGCGATCTCACGACCCTCGCGCCGAACCAGATTCACACGGCCGCCGTGCAAATGACCATCCTCGATGGTCGCATCGTGTACGACGCCTCGGTGGCACCGCTCTCCCCGCGTACGCACTGGAAAGCGTACGACGGCACCTGGCGTGGCCCGGACGTTCATTCGCTCTAG
- a CDS encoding discoidin domain-containing protein, translating to MLSRRKFIGSVLAGSAAVAASRAGLAKAGNLIAAASPVGDVVGKITVGYQGWFACSGDGAPINAWWHWSQNWSQAPSPNNNVIKAWPDMREYSNAYQTAYANLNGGQPATLFSSWAQQAVDTHFLWMQQYGCDTAALQRFNPNGSEGATRDGMANKVRSSAEKYGRKFYIMYDVSGWTNMQSEIKADWTNKMSQLTSSSAYARQNGKPVVGIWGFGFNDANHPWSASACLDVINWFKGQNTYVMGGVPTWWRTGVSDSRAGYLDVYHAFNMISPWMVGRIGNAGDSDYFYNNANVGDQADCNANGIDYQPCVLPGDVSGRQRAHGDFMWRQFYNMVRVGAQGIYISMFDEFNEGNQIAKTAENASMVPAGSGLLALDEDGTPCSSDYYLRLTNDGGRMLKGQIALTATRPTATTNGGGGPVNFALRQSTSESSHTQNYSSNNAVDGDPSTYWESANNAFPQRLTVDLGATRNINKVVLKLPTANWGARTQTLSVLGSTDGSNYGTIVGSTGVNFDPASNNVATLTFATTSARYVQLTFTANTAWPAGQLSEFEIYGP from the coding sequence ATGTTGTCTCGGCGTAAATTCATTGGCTCGGTATTGGCAGGATCTGCGGCCGTTGCAGCGTCACGCGCGGGTTTGGCGAAGGCAGGAAATCTCATTGCGGCGGCGAGCCCGGTGGGGGACGTGGTCGGAAAAATCACTGTAGGCTATCAGGGCTGGTTCGCCTGTTCGGGAGATGGCGCGCCTATCAATGCATGGTGGCATTGGAGCCAAAATTGGTCACAGGCGCCATCGCCGAATAACAACGTGATCAAGGCCTGGCCCGATATGCGTGAATACAGCAACGCGTACCAGACGGCGTATGCAAATCTCAATGGCGGGCAGCCGGCCACGCTGTTTTCGTCGTGGGCTCAGCAAGCAGTCGATACGCATTTTCTCTGGATGCAGCAATACGGTTGCGATACGGCGGCCCTGCAGCGCTTCAATCCCAACGGTAGTGAGGGCGCGACGCGCGATGGTATGGCCAACAAGGTCCGTAGTTCTGCGGAGAAATATGGTCGCAAGTTCTATATCATGTACGATGTCAGCGGCTGGACGAACATGCAATCGGAGATCAAAGCCGATTGGACGAACAAGATGTCCCAGCTGACCTCGTCATCTGCCTATGCTCGGCAGAATGGCAAACCGGTGGTCGGCATATGGGGATTTGGCTTCAACGACGCCAATCACCCGTGGAGCGCGAGCGCATGCCTCGACGTCATCAATTGGTTCAAGGGGCAAAATACGTACGTCATGGGTGGCGTCCCCACGTGGTGGCGCACGGGGGTCAGCGATTCGCGGGCGGGATATCTCGACGTGTACCACGCATTCAACATGATCTCGCCGTGGATGGTGGGTCGCATCGGCAATGCTGGCGATTCGGACTATTTCTACAACAATGCCAATGTAGGCGACCAGGCCGATTGCAACGCAAACGGCATCGACTATCAACCATGCGTTTTGCCCGGTGACGTGTCCGGTCGCCAGCGGGCGCACGGCGATTTCATGTGGCGCCAATTCTACAACATGGTGCGCGTCGGCGCACAGGGCATCTATATCTCGATGTTCGACGAATTCAACGAGGGCAATCAAATCGCCAAAACGGCGGAAAATGCATCGATGGTCCCCGCCGGCTCCGGCCTCTTGGCCCTCGACGAAGACGGCACACCGTGTTCGTCCGACTACTATCTGCGGCTGACCAACGACGGCGGGCGCATGCTGAAAGGGCAAATTGCCCTGACGGCCACGCGTCCCACCGCCACGACCAATGGCGGTGGCGGTCCCGTCAACTTCGCGCTCCGTCAGTCGACGAGCGAGAGCAGCCACACGCAGAATTACTCCTCGAACAATGCGGTCGACGGCGATCCCAGCACGTATTGGGAGAGCGCCAACAATGCGTTCCCGCAACGGCTCACCGTGGATCTTGGCGCAACGAGAAACATCAACAAAGTCGTGCTCAAGCTCCCGACTGCGAATTGGGGTGCGCGCACCCAGACGTTGTCGGTCCTCGGCAGCACCGACGGCTCGAACTACGGCACCATCGTGGGGTCGACCGGAGTCAATTTCGACCCGGCGAGCAACAATGTGGCCACGCTCACCTTCGCCACGACGTCGGCGCGGTACGTTCAATTGACCTTCACCGCGAACACGGCGTGGCCCGCAGGTCAGTTGTCGGAGTTCGAGATCTACGGCCCGTAA
- a CDS encoding DedA family protein: protein MLHDLVTRHGLLIVFVNVLAAAIGVPVPAMPTLVLFGAMVSLHPEMMGRQLGSVVVLSVLGALIGDTAWYIAGRRLGARALRTLCRLSLSRDSCVRKTEHFFGRWGVRVLTVSRFIPGLSLVSVPMAGAMRTRYRTFVRYDALGALLWTACALFVGVMFSNQVDWLFEGASRLGRGALAILVGLLALYMTGRWMRRRALIRQLTTARIEVDELAPLLDSDTAPVIFDVHKRWSEIPSAGRDLGDAVLEAGPRGRLIAVFQEIDRAAQKERLVIERFEPSTGWSAPETLEEVSGMGLAASKAAIFADGGAIVTWAHRESDAPLVFRRFVPGTGWAAIQTSDARYDDSMRLISDGQRGGLLLSYALTGPSGDQSRAPYTITSRTLGPQGIGPAQTVATDATYPGTSVAVGTNGAAVLAWQGKDKVRPGKNAKALRSLQWQQLASS, encoded by the coding sequence ATGCTCCACGATCTCGTCACCCGCCATGGGCTGCTCATCGTATTCGTCAATGTGTTGGCGGCTGCGATCGGGGTACCTGTACCGGCCATGCCGACCCTCGTGCTGTTCGGCGCCATGGTGTCGCTGCATCCGGAGATGATGGGCAGGCAGCTAGGCTCGGTGGTGGTGCTGTCCGTGCTCGGCGCGCTGATCGGCGACACGGCGTGGTACATCGCCGGACGCCGCCTCGGTGCCCGAGCTCTGAGAACGCTATGCCGGCTGTCGCTGTCACGCGATAGCTGCGTGAGGAAAACGGAACACTTTTTCGGTCGGTGGGGCGTGCGCGTACTGACCGTCTCCCGCTTCATTCCGGGCTTGTCGCTGGTATCGGTGCCGATGGCGGGAGCGATGCGCACGCGCTACCGCACGTTCGTCCGGTACGATGCGCTGGGGGCGCTGCTGTGGACTGCGTGCGCCCTCTTCGTCGGCGTGATGTTCTCGAACCAGGTCGACTGGCTGTTCGAGGGCGCGAGCCGGCTCGGACGCGGGGCACTCGCCATCCTCGTCGGCTTGCTCGCACTTTATATGACCGGGCGCTGGATGCGCCGCCGCGCGCTGATCCGGCAGCTCACGACCGCGCGCATCGAAGTCGACGAGCTCGCTCCTCTGCTGGACAGCGACACCGCCCCTGTGATCTTCGACGTGCATAAACGTTGGTCCGAGATCCCATCGGCGGGACGGGATCTCGGCGATGCCGTTCTCGAGGCTGGTCCGCGAGGCCGGCTCATCGCCGTGTTTCAAGAGATCGATCGCGCGGCGCAGAAAGAGCGACTCGTCATCGAGCGCTTCGAGCCGTCGACGGGGTGGAGTGCTCCGGAGACTCTCGAGGAGGTCTCGGGCATGGGCCTGGCAGCGTCGAAGGCAGCGATCTTCGCGGACGGCGGGGCGATTGTGACATGGGCTCATCGTGAATCTGATGCACCGCTGGTGTTCCGGCGATTCGTCCCGGGAACGGGGTGGGCCGCGATCCAGACATCGGACGCCAGATACGACGACTCGATGCGTTTGATTTCCGATGGCCAGCGTGGAGGGCTCCTACTTTCGTATGCTCTCACAGGGCCGTCGGGCGACCAGTCCAGAGCGCCCTACACAATCACGAGCCGAACCCTCGGTCCCCAAGGGATCGGGCCCGCCCAAACGGTTGCAACCGACGCCACGTATCCGGGGACTTCCGTGGCCGTGGGAACTAATGGTGCGGCCGTCCTTGCGTGGCAGGGAAAGGACAAGGTGCGTCCTGGCAAAAACGCAAAGGCCCTTCGGAGTCTGCAATGGCAGCAGCTCGCAAGTTCCTAA
- a CDS encoding acetoacetate decarboxylase family protein: MTDDLNIGRRRLIAGGVAAVAGTGLAAQASASASSLPPNELNGYSLPLSARGEANIVGAPPWNYVGDLLGVEFWTTPEAAQAALPAGLTADPTTSGHGYALFIDWQFTTGDRQDYLEPVRSQYSEFLILLDARFQSTNVAWCPFIWVDNDASLARGWFQGFPKKIGQVHQTRAYSVASKAAPVLGPGGTFAGTLSAAGRRLAEGQITLANTIPNLPALSRPICNLRHFPRLRAGQYDNPAVHELTLSILDGVQLGTTWAGAGKLQFFPAPGEELADLWIVGTGQGFRSTLSYSVSDLRILTGPDAR, encoded by the coding sequence ATGACGGATGATTTGAACATCGGTCGGCGCAGACTGATCGCCGGGGGAGTGGCGGCGGTGGCCGGCACCGGCCTCGCCGCGCAGGCGTCGGCGTCGGCGTCCTCCCTGCCGCCGAACGAACTGAACGGCTATAGTCTTCCCTTGAGTGCCAGGGGCGAGGCCAACATTGTCGGCGCACCGCCATGGAACTACGTCGGTGATCTGCTCGGCGTCGAGTTCTGGACGACCCCGGAGGCCGCGCAGGCCGCGCTGCCCGCAGGGCTCACAGCGGACCCCACCACGTCAGGTCACGGCTACGCGTTGTTCATCGACTGGCAGTTCACCACCGGCGACCGGCAGGATTATCTGGAGCCGGTGCGGAGCCAGTACTCCGAATTCCTGATCCTGCTGGACGCCCGGTTCCAGAGTACGAACGTGGCGTGGTGCCCGTTCATCTGGGTCGACAACGACGCATCCCTTGCCAGGGGCTGGTTCCAGGGCTTCCCGAAGAAGATCGGCCAGGTCCACCAGACCCGCGCCTACTCCGTGGCCAGCAAGGCTGCGCCGGTTCTCGGGCCGGGCGGGACGTTCGCCGGAACCCTGTCGGCCGCGGGTCGCCGTCTGGCGGAAGGCCAGATCACGCTGGCGAACACGATCCCGAACCTGCCCGCGCTGTCTCGGCCAATCTGCAACCTCCGGCACTTCCCGCGATTGAGGGCCGGTCAATACGACAACCCCGCCGTGCACGAGCTCACACTGTCTATTTTGGACGGAGTGCAGCTCGGTACGACCTGGGCGGGCGCCGGCAAGCTCCAATTCTTCCCCGCGCCGGGTGAGGAACTGGCGGATCTGTGGATTGTCGGTACCGGACAAGGATTCCGCAGCACGCTTTCGTACTCGGTGTCCGACTTGCGGATCCTCACCGGTCCGGACGCGCGCTGA
- a CDS encoding OB-fold putative lipoprotein, with protein sequence MNQHQGGPSGGYGPPPPQGYPQQGYPQMQPPKKGMSGLMIGLLIFGGCIVFGMGSCLVCVGVGAKRAARTATSAPEPNAGAGRGAVAAATPTSPPAAATSVEIATLLGDYKGNEVRADGLYKGKSIRTTGKVVDIKKDVLGSMYVTVGTGKAFEIPKVQCMLNAENLAKASSLNQGQTVTVEGNVSGLMMNVLIRDCDIN encoded by the coding sequence ATGAATCAGCATCAGGGTGGCCCTTCCGGCGGATACGGACCACCACCTCCACAGGGATACCCGCAACAAGGCTACCCGCAGATGCAGCCACCCAAAAAGGGCATGAGCGGCTTGATGATCGGGCTCCTCATATTCGGAGGCTGCATCGTGTTCGGTATGGGTAGCTGCCTCGTTTGCGTCGGAGTCGGGGCAAAACGTGCCGCCAGAACCGCCACGTCGGCGCCCGAGCCGAACGCGGGAGCTGGCCGCGGCGCTGTTGCCGCTGCGACACCGACGTCTCCGCCCGCCGCGGCCACCTCGGTAGAGATTGCGACATTGCTCGGCGATTACAAGGGCAACGAGGTGCGGGCGGATGGCCTCTACAAAGGGAAGAGCATCCGGACGACGGGAAAGGTCGTCGACATCAAAAAAGACGTCCTTGGGAGCATGTACGTCACCGTCGGCACCGGCAAGGCATTCGAAATTCCCAAAGTACAATGTATGCTCAACGCGGAAAACCTCGCGAAGGCGTCGTCACTGAACCAGGGTCAGACCGTCACGGTCGAGGGCAACGTGAGCGGTCTCATGATGAACGTCCTGATCCGGGATTGCGATATCAATTAA
- a CDS encoding ferritin-like domain-containing protein, whose translation MNKDEETMAINRTGIQGVPSRTKDLLESLSDAEPSSAGDADLMAAERNTYVGAGLAVGHPPPAPAKEANDPAADVRNVLAVGVLVDKLGERLAFERSGVRLYDALIAKLDASGKLEGGPSRDELVDIRDDEQRHFKMVQKAIETLGGDPTVVTPSADLAAVKAMGLPQVLTDPRTTLAQGLEAILVAELVDNDGWTLLITLTEKLGYKVAAKQFREALQSEEEHLAKVRGWVERLTMNPAALLS comes from the coding sequence GTGAATAAAGACGAGGAGACCATGGCCATCAATCGCACTGGCATTCAGGGCGTACCGTCGCGCACGAAGGACCTGCTGGAGTCCCTCAGCGACGCCGAGCCCAGCTCCGCAGGCGACGCCGATCTCATGGCTGCCGAGCGCAACACGTACGTCGGAGCAGGGCTCGCCGTGGGGCATCCGCCGCCCGCGCCGGCAAAGGAAGCCAACGATCCTGCAGCGGACGTGAGGAACGTGCTGGCCGTCGGCGTCTTGGTCGACAAGCTGGGAGAGCGGCTTGCCTTTGAACGAAGCGGCGTGCGGCTCTACGATGCCCTGATCGCGAAGCTCGACGCCTCGGGCAAGCTCGAGGGCGGGCCGAGCCGAGATGAACTCGTCGACATCCGAGATGACGAGCAGCGGCATTTCAAAATGGTCCAGAAGGCGATCGAAACATTGGGCGGCGACCCCACGGTCGTGACGCCATCGGCCGACCTCGCCGCCGTAAAGGCCATGGGCCTGCCCCAGGTGCTCACCGACCCGCGCACCACCCTGGCGCAGGGCTTGGAGGCCATCTTGGTCGCGGAGCTCGTCGACAATGACGGTTGGACGCTCTTGATTACCTTGACGGAGAAGCTTGGGTACAAAGTCGCCGCCAAGCAATTCCGAGAGGCGCTGCAATCCGAGGAGGAACATCTTGCCAAAGTTCGAGGATGGGTCGAACGCTTGACGATGAATCCCGCTGCGCTTCTGAGCTGA
- a CDS encoding ATP-binding protein, with the protein MAEYDESRERHSELGEQARSFDEPVTKVGIPATFRLLIESIKDYAIFMLDARGVVATWNEGARRIKGYAASEIIGKHFSNFYPREDVEAGKCEWELEVAEREGRFEDEGWRVRKDGSRFWANVIITALVDDSRNLVGFAKVTRDLTERVKAERERLEAAQERLKVQEERFEFEKLVEANRVKDQFLATISHELRTPLNAIVGWAELVLSGADPTVAEKGLQTILRNAQAQITIVDDMLDMSRIIAGKMRLELQSIDLGAIVRDAVEVVRPAAEARDIRLDIDSIESPAALVGDGVRLQQVTWNFLSNAVKFSRPRGLVTVSLRRDHSSMLLSVSDDGQGIGPEFIPHIFEPFRQADVGTTRRTGGVGLGLAIVKYIVEMHGGHVAVQSNGPGQGATFSARIPIRALGSPQEDAAAGLAPAAKTESDLLTANLTGVRVLVVDDEEDARDLLNVLFRTRGAKVYLAASAEQARAAVVSFEPDIIVCDIGMPHEDGYQFLQTVRARPANQGGATPAIALTAYAYEKDMKRALESGFNYHMAKPANHNVLLRVMNDLLHASGAQRRLKTN; encoded by the coding sequence ATGGCAGAATACGACGAGTCACGCGAAAGGCATTCCGAGCTAGGCGAACAAGCGCGGTCATTCGACGAACCCGTTACGAAAGTCGGAATACCGGCCACCTTTCGCTTACTGATTGAGAGCATCAAGGATTACGCGATCTTCATGCTCGATGCGCGTGGTGTCGTAGCCACCTGGAACGAAGGCGCCAGACGCATCAAGGGCTACGCGGCGTCCGAGATCATCGGGAAGCATTTTTCTAACTTCTACCCACGAGAAGACGTGGAGGCGGGCAAGTGCGAATGGGAACTCGAGGTTGCCGAGCGCGAGGGCCGGTTCGAGGACGAGGGATGGCGCGTGCGCAAGGACGGCTCTCGTTTTTGGGCAAATGTCATTATCACGGCACTGGTCGACGATTCACGGAACCTCGTCGGCTTCGCGAAGGTTACGCGCGACTTGACGGAGCGGGTGAAGGCGGAGCGAGAGAGGCTCGAAGCGGCGCAAGAGCGCCTGAAGGTCCAAGAGGAACGCTTCGAGTTCGAGAAACTGGTCGAAGCAAACCGGGTGAAAGACCAGTTCCTTGCCACGATCTCCCACGAATTGCGCACACCGCTCAATGCCATCGTGGGCTGGGCGGAGCTTGTTCTCTCCGGGGCGGATCCGACGGTTGCGGAAAAGGGCCTCCAAACGATCCTCCGCAATGCCCAGGCGCAGATCACCATTGTGGACGACATGCTCGACATGTCGCGAATCATTGCCGGCAAGATGCGCCTGGAGCTTCAATCGATTGACCTCGGCGCCATTGTCCGAGATGCGGTTGAAGTCGTGCGGCCGGCCGCCGAGGCCCGCGACATACGACTCGATATCGACAGCATCGAGTCGCCCGCGGCGCTCGTGGGAGACGGGGTCCGCCTGCAGCAGGTGACCTGGAATTTTCTGTCGAACGCCGTGAAATTCTCGCGGCCTCGAGGTCTTGTTACGGTTTCCCTGCGGCGAGACCATTCATCGATGCTTCTTTCCGTTTCCGATGATGGTCAGGGGATTGGGCCAGAGTTCATCCCGCATATTTTCGAGCCCTTTAGACAAGCTGACGTGGGAACGACGCGACGTACAGGAGGTGTGGGCCTCGGCCTCGCCATCGTCAAATACATCGTCGAGATGCACGGCGGCCATGTCGCGGTCCAAAGCAACGGGCCTGGACAAGGCGCCACTTTCTCGGCGCGAATTCCAATCCGTGCGCTAGGTTCTCCCCAGGAGGATGCCGCGGCTGGACTAGCTCCCGCCGCAAAAACCGAGAGCGACCTTCTGACGGCGAATCTCACTGGAGTTCGTGTACTCGTCGTGGATGACGAGGAAGATGCGCGGGATCTTTTGAATGTCCTGTTTCGCACGCGCGGAGCGAAGGTTTACCTCGCCGCCTCCGCCGAGCAGGCGCGTGCAGCCGTAGTGTCCTTCGAGCCGGATATTATCGTCTGCGACATCGGTATGCCACATGAGGACGGCTACCAGTTTCTTCAGACCGTCCGAGCACGTCCCGCAAATCAGGGAGGTGCAACTCCGGCCATCGCGCTGACGGCCTACGCCTACGAAAAGGACATGAAGCGCGCGCTCGAGTCTGGGTTCAACTACCACATGGCCAAACCCGCCAATCACAACGTGTTGCTACGTGTCATGAATGACCTCCTCCACGCCAGCGGTGCACAACGGCGTCTCAAAACGAATTAG
- a CDS encoding sensor histidine kinase, translating into MTNPGRLANLLEKERQVLIDRWLERVLDDPEVPTANRLGRPALEDNLPVLIDRMIERTAAGDFGDERDGSGRHSVGAKEIGTAHAQHRIDVHYTAEETIRELSIFRDVLLELCAENRIVLTLDESRVVHLAIDEMMAVNAKQVETQVFARSEQVMAIVAHDLRNPLHVVDGHAQLLTLSAVPEVVAAGETIQRSTKQMTRLIEDLLAMSKLELGHMSIQSQQVDARSLVTEVLEQFRHGADRKGIAMTSYLPEHELRIECDPARIEQAIGNLVSNALKFTPQGGRVWVELQRSTAGAIFRVCDTGPGIAPEQRDQVFRPFWQGGDAGRHGVGLGLAIVRGIVDAHGGSVSAHEAPGGGALFCFTLPLMEGARSIKSFGIGRSS; encoded by the coding sequence ATGACAAATCCCGGCCGATTGGCAAATCTTCTCGAGAAGGAGCGGCAGGTTCTCATCGACCGATGGCTCGAGCGGGTTCTCGACGATCCCGAGGTTCCTACGGCCAACAGGCTCGGGCGCCCGGCGCTTGAAGACAATCTACCGGTGCTCATCGACCGCATGATTGAAAGAACCGCGGCCGGAGATTTCGGCGACGAGCGTGACGGGAGTGGCCGACACTCGGTAGGCGCGAAGGAAATTGGCACCGCGCACGCTCAGCACCGCATTGATGTGCACTACACGGCAGAAGAGACCATTCGCGAGCTATCCATTTTCCGTGATGTCCTGCTCGAACTCTGCGCTGAAAATCGCATCGTCCTCACGTTGGATGAATCAAGGGTGGTGCACCTGGCTATCGACGAAATGATGGCAGTCAACGCCAAGCAGGTCGAGACGCAGGTTTTTGCTCGAAGTGAGCAGGTCATGGCCATCGTTGCACACGACCTGCGAAACCCTCTTCATGTCGTGGACGGGCACGCTCAGCTCTTGACGCTGAGTGCCGTACCCGAGGTCGTTGCAGCTGGAGAGACGATCCAACGAAGCACCAAGCAGATGACGCGGCTGATCGAGGACTTGCTTGCCATGTCCAAGCTCGAGCTCGGACACATGTCCATTCAGTCGCAGCAGGTCGACGCGCGTAGCCTCGTGACCGAGGTCCTCGAGCAGTTCCGTCACGGCGCGGATCGAAAGGGGATCGCGATGACGAGTTATCTTCCAGAACACGAGTTGCGGATCGAGTGCGATCCTGCTCGCATCGAACAAGCCATTGGCAATTTGGTCTCGAATGCCCTCAAGTTCACGCCGCAGGGTGGGCGCGTCTGGGTGGAGCTCCAACGATCGACTGCTGGCGCGATCTTCCGAGTATGCGATACGGGGCCGGGCATTGCTCCCGAGCAACGCGATCAAGTCTTCCGACCCTTTTGGCAAGGAGGCGACGCGGGTCGCCACGGAGTTGGCCTTGGGCTTGCCATCGTCCGAGGTATCGTCGACGCGCACGGTGGAAGCGTTTCCGCTCACGAAGCACCGGGCGGCGGCGCTTTGTTCTGCTTCACGCTTCCGTTGATGGAGGGAGCGCGCTCCATCAAGTCGTTCGGCATCGGCCGATCCTCGTGA